The sequence below is a genomic window from Micromonospora aurantiaca ATCC 27029.
CGTGGGTCGGTTGCGGGGAAGGTGTGGTGCGGGTTGGTGCGGTGCGACCTGGGGTCGCCGCGCGGCGCGGCGCCGACCGGCCCCGGGTGGGGCGGGTGGGCGTGGCGCACCGGGTGGGTGCGGCGGTGGTTCCGAGGTGGGACCGGACCGGGGTGGAGATATATGAGGTGGTGTTGGTGCCGTGAACGGTAGCGGCCTGTTCTGTCAGGCCGATCCGACGAGTTGATCGCCGGAAAGGGCCGCTGGCCTGCACTGTGAGGCATTCCGGCCCGCTCGGCGATGTCGTCGGTGCGAACGCTGTGAGACTTTCCGGCTCTCACAGACGGTCTCGTTTCCTGACAGACGCGGACGGTGGCCGGCCTGTGCGCAGGTGCCCAGGCTGGCCTGTCTGCTGGCCTGCGGTGTGAGCCCTACAGGTCGTCGAAGCGCTGCGGGTTGGTGACCGTGTCGGGTCCGTGGTCGCAGGGCAGCTCGTGCAGGTACCGCCGGTGGGTGGGGTCTGAGACGAGGGTCCAGACCCGACCCGCCGGGTCCGGGCCGTGGACGGCGGTCGCGATCGGGCTGGCGGTGCGCAGCCCTGCGAGCACCCCGAGCAGGCTGGCCTCGCGGCGGTGGCTGGGGACCCAGAACAGCACGGGGTAGCGGGGGCCGAAGGTGGTGAGGCGTTCGTATCCGCGCAGCTTGGCCACGACCCGGGCGAGGTTCTCGGTGTCGTTGTCGTGCTCGAGGAAGAAGCCGGTCGAGGTGCCGCCGACGGTCCACACGCCGTGCCCGTCGGGGCGGATGCCGGCCTGGGCGTAGACGGTGGTGGCGTGCTGCTCGGACCACCAGCGCGACAGTAGGGCGTCGGGCGTGTGGCGGGCGGTGGCGATGAGGTCGGTGAAGAACTGGTTGACGCCGAGCAGGTGGTTGACCTGGCCGCTGGCGGCGATCCGCTTGGCCCGCTCCAGGGAGCTGCGGGGCGCCTTGCCGCCGAGCCCGTTCGGGTCGTGGTAGGTCGTCGGGTGCAGTTGCAGTCCGACGGGTCCGAGGGTGTAGAGCAGTGATCCGTACCGGCCGTGGGCGCCGCTGCGGCCGAAGCGGTGCAGCACGTCGAGGCGGTGCAGGATCGTCAGCCGCCGTTGGGCGGTGCGCCGGGTGTCGAAGAAGGCGTTGGTGATCTGGTCGGTGGACAGCAGGTA
It includes:
- a CDS encoding replication-relaxation family protein, whose protein sequence is MYSRVPPASSSPDPLAVFGRIVPRDHALLGLLAEHYLLSTDQITNAFFDTRRTAQRRLTILHRLDVLHRFGRSGAHGRYGSLLYTLGPVGLQLHPTTYHDPNGLGGKAPRSSLERAKRIAASGQVNHLLGVNQFFTDLIATARHTPDALLSRWWSEQHATTVYAQAGIRPDGHGVWTVGGTSTGFFLEHDNDTENLARVVAKLRGYERLTTFGPRYPVLFWVPSHRREASLLGVLAGLRTASPIATAVHGPDPAGRVWTLVSDPTHRRYLHELPCDHGPDTVTNPQRFDDL